Proteins from one Gossypium raimondii isolate GPD5lz chromosome 8, ASM2569854v1, whole genome shotgun sequence genomic window:
- the LOC105790679 gene encoding 2-methyl-6-phytyl-1,4-hydroquinone methyltransferase, chloroplastic, with amino-acid sequence MASSMLNGAETFTLIRGVTPKSIGFLGSGLHGKQFSSAGLIYSPRMSRLGTTIAPRCSLSASRPASQPRFIQHKKEAFWFYRFLSIVYDHVINPGHWTEDMRDDALEPADLNDRDMVVVDVGGGTGFTTLGIVQHVDAKNVTILDQSPHQLAKAKQKEPLKECNIIEGDAEDLPFPADFADRYVSAGSIEYWPDPQRGIKEAYRVLKQGGKACLIGPVYPTFWLSRFFADVWMLFPKEEEYIEWFEKAGFKDVQLKRIGPKWYRGVRRHGLIMGCSVTGVKPTSGDSPLQLGPKAEDVSKPVNPFVFLLRFMLGATAAAYYVLVPIYMWLKDQFVPEGQPI; translated from the exons ATGGCTTCTTCCATGCTGAATGGAGCTGAAACCTTCACTCTCATCCGAGGTGTAACCCCAAAAAGTATTGGTTTTTTGGGGTCAGGTTTACATGGGAAACAGTTTTCGAGTGCGGGTTTAATCTACAGTCCGAGGATGTCCAGGCTAGGAACGACGATAGCCCCGAGGTGCAGCTTATCAGCGTCAAGGCCAGCTTCACAACCAAGATTCATACAACACAAAAAGGAGGCCTTTTGGTTCTACAGGTTCCTCTCAATTGTCTATGACCATGTCATAAACCCAGGTCACTGGACTGAAGACATGAGGGATGATGCACTTGAGCCAGCTGATCTCAATGACAGGGACATGGTAGTTGTAGATGTTGGTGGTGGAACTGGTTTCACTACTTTGGGTATTGTTCAGCATGTGGATGCTAAGAATGTTACAATCCTTGACCAATCTCCTCACCAGCTTGCAAAGGCTAAACAGAAGGAGCCTCTCAAGGAATGCAACATAATTGAAGGTGATGCAGAAGATCTTCCTTTTCCTGCTGATTTTGCCGATAGATATGTGTCTGCTGGAAG CATAGAGTACTGGCCAGACCCACAACGGGGGATCAAGGAAGCATACAGGGTGTTGAAACAAGGAGGAAAAGCTTGCTTAATTGGTCCTGTGTACCCTACATTTTggttgtctcgtttctttgcaGACGTTTGGATGCTTTTCCCTAAGGAGGAAGAGTATATAGAGTGGTTTGAAAAGGCTGGATTTAAGGATGTCCAACTCAAAAGGATTGGCCCTAAATGGTATCGCGGAGTTCGCCGACATGGTTTGATCATGGGGTGCTCTGTAACCGGTGTTAAACCCACATCTGGGGACTCTCCTTTGCAG CTCGGACCTAAGGCAGAGGATGTATCAAAGCCGGTAAATCCGTTTGTATTTCTCTTGCGCTTCATGTTGGGTGCCACTGCAGCAGCATATTATGTACTGGTCCCTATCTACATGTGGCTCAAAGATCAATTTGTACCAGAGGGTCAACCAAtctaa
- the LOC105790680 gene encoding calmodulin-like protein 8: MAHTLTDDQVVREVFCLIDKDSDGFISMEELASVIQTLDDANPIKEDQNMMMMMMVINEADDIERKGKIDFEDFVNIMARKMQENVVDELKEAFKVFDLDQDGFISANELRQVMMNMGEKLTMEEAEQMIREADLDGDGVVSFDEFARMMMVAL, from the exons ATGGCACATACATTGACAGATGATCAAGTTGTTCGAGAAGTGTTTTGCTTGATCGATAAAGATTCAGATG GCTTCATTAGCATGGAAGAGCTGGCATCAGTGATCCAGACATTAGATGATGCAAACCCTATAAAAGAAGATCAAaacatgatgatgatgatgatggtgattaACGAGGCTGATGATAttgaaagaaaagggaagattGACTTTGAAGATTTCGTGAATATTATGGCTAGAAAAATGcag GAAAATGTGGTGGATGAACTAAAAGAAGCTTTCAAAGTATTCGACCTGGATCAAGATGGATTTATATCAGCAAATGAG TTAAGACAAGTAATGATGAACATGGGAGAAAAGCTGACAATGGAAGAAGCAGAACAGATGATCAGAGAAGCCGACTTAGATGGTGATGGAGTTGTGAGCTTTGATGAGTTTGCAAGGATGATGATGGTGGCCTTATGA